One window of Paenibacillus albicereus genomic DNA carries:
- a CDS encoding YheC/YheD family endospore coat-associated protein, with protein sequence MEYELPYGFAAELTARKPVLAILTMSDSKLGFRGNRANFADLIRTGKEMGFTVYVLPMRHLSFSKPLLSGFSLSDSGAGKSEWEKGLFPFPDLVYNRIPQREDELMPRVQRKLKLLLASPRVKGAFNPSFFNKWELFEWLRKSQATKRYIPSTRRMATVAGLDRMMSKHPYLYLKPVSGKAGKGIMTIRVLPEKPLPYRLSIQHKKKSSTYNCSTVGKLWTRILKESGGEAYIAQQGIDLASYQERRFDLRALVQKNGTGQWSVTGVGARVAGSKSITTHVPRGGSIEDPEKLLSHAFGPEKARQLIGKARSACVQLARQIESASGHSHGEMSMDLGVDDAGGLWFFEANSKPMKFDEPHIRKKSLERIFHYGSYLMRSAKPGKAGGA encoded by the coding sequence ATGGAATACGAGCTTCCGTACGGATTTGCCGCCGAGCTGACCGCGCGCAAGCCTGTGCTGGCGATATTGACGATGTCCGATTCGAAGCTCGGCTTCCGCGGCAACCGGGCCAATTTCGCCGATCTGATCCGCACCGGCAAAGAGATGGGCTTCACCGTCTACGTGCTGCCGATGCGCCACCTGAGCTTCTCCAAGCCGCTGCTGAGCGGCTTCTCGCTCTCCGATTCGGGAGCGGGCAAAAGCGAGTGGGAAAAGGGATTGTTCCCTTTTCCCGACCTCGTCTACAACCGCATCCCGCAGCGCGAGGATGAGCTCATGCCGCGCGTCCAGCGCAAGCTGAAGCTGCTGCTCGCAAGCCCTCGCGTGAAGGGCGCGTTCAACCCGTCCTTTTTCAACAAATGGGAGCTGTTCGAGTGGCTGCGCAAGTCGCAGGCGACGAAGCGCTACATCCCGTCGACGCGCCGGATGGCGACCGTGGCGGGACTGGACCGGATGATGAGCAAGCATCCGTATCTCTACCTCAAGCCCGTCAGCGGCAAGGCCGGCAAGGGCATCATGACGATCCGCGTCCTTCCGGAAAAGCCGCTGCCGTACCGGCTGAGCATCCAGCACAAGAAAAAAAGCAGCACCTACAATTGCTCGACGGTAGGCAAGCTGTGGACGCGTATCCTGAAAGAGAGCGGCGGCGAAGCCTATATCGCCCAGCAAGGGATCGACCTCGCCTCGTACCAGGAACGGCGGTTCGACCTGCGCGCGCTCGTGCAGAAGAACGGCACCGGCCAGTGGTCGGTCACCGGAGTCGGGGCCAGGGTCGCCGGCTCCAAGAGCATCACGACCCATGTGCCGCGCGGAGGCAGCATCGAGGATCCGGAGAAGCTGCTGAGCCATGCGTTCGGGCCGGAGAAGGCGCGGCAGCTGATCGGCAAGGCGCGCAGCGCCTGCGTGCAGCTGGCCCGCCAGATCGAGTCGGCCAGCGGACACAGCCACGGCGAGATGTCGATGGACCTCGGCGTCGACGATGCCGGCGGGCTGTGGTTCTTCGAGGCCAATTCCAAGCCGATGAAGTTCGACGAGCCTCATATCCGCAAGAAATCGCTGGAGCGCATCTTCCATTACGGCAGCTATTTGATGCGCTCGGCGAAGCCGGGAAAGGCTGGAGGCGCTTGA
- a CDS encoding GNAT family N-acetyltransferase, whose product MKAMLLTPKQWTRSREPLLRLMSAWGGGRLSAAGLAALKELRAEELEPAAGEAPEAAVAVLVEQGRTAGIAFARKAGREACLVAVSPPSRGQGAGSLLLRELRRTWGALDCRVAADNAASMKMCFRAGMAAVALEEGPTGKPTLVFRSGAGARAAEAPEAAPEAQAVPPAQDGREGGPRAEPNAAAHRAPARLEAADAGSGHRTRPAGAAIGAGAARKRRSEGAARALLPEKSAASRRDNHGSAGARHLNVIPQ is encoded by the coding sequence ATGAAGGCAATGCTTCTGACACCGAAGCAGTGGACCCGCAGCCGCGAGCCGCTCCTGCGGCTGATGTCCGCCTGGGGCGGCGGACGGCTGTCGGCGGCAGGCCTTGCGGCCCTGAAGGAGCTGCGGGCGGAGGAGCTGGAGCCGGCCGCGGGAGAGGCTCCGGAGGCGGCGGTAGCCGTGCTGGTGGAGCAGGGGCGGACGGCGGGCATCGCCTTCGCCCGCAAGGCAGGCCGGGAGGCCTGCCTTGTCGCCGTCTCGCCCCCGTCCCGAGGGCAAGGAGCGGGCAGCCTCCTGCTGCGCGAGCTGCGGCGGACGTGGGGCGCGCTCGATTGCCGCGTCGCCGCCGACAACGCCGCGAGCATGAAGATGTGCTTCCGCGCCGGCATGGCCGCGGTCGCGCTCGAGGAGGGGCCGACCGGCAAGCCGACGCTCGTGTTCCGCAGCGGCGCGGGCGCGCGGGCGGCGGAGGCGCCGGAAGCCGCGCCGGAAGCGCAGGCCGTGCCGCCGGCGCAAGACGGCCGGGAAGGCGGACCGCGCGCGGAGCCGAACGCCGCCGCGCACCGCGCTCCGGCGCGGCTCGAGGCCGCAGACGCGGGGAGCGGGCACCGCACGCGGCCTGCCGGCGCGGCGATCGGCGCTGGAGCGGCGCGGAAGCGCCGATCGGAGGGAGCCGCGCGCGCGCTCCTGCCGGAAAAGTCCGCCGCCTCAAGGAGGGATAATCATGGCTCAGCCGGTGCTCGGCATCTTAACGTTATACCTCAATGA
- a CDS encoding YheC/YheD family protein, translated as MAQPVLGILTLYLNENKALEERPIYQRMIVAGKKMGLDVFVFTPADVDYETNRIQAMVYDPSSKTWSRRWSSFPHMIFDRCRIQKSYRFEQLQKFRARYGHLTFLNRMLRNKWTVYKTLASQSRFQNRQPLTVLYTGHKDLADMLRRFPLVFLKPINGTGGRGILRIERQKEGVYLIQGRDQSRRIIRPQKVNAAALQERLSSWNLGGGKYIVQQGILIKLPSGRVHDYRLLVQKNGRGEWEPTGCAGRVGAAGSITSNLHGGGKAMRMEELLSSWVGDEELAAAVRREAEQFGVDVAAHLERQYGRLCELALDLAIDRKGGIWLLEVNPKPAREVFRQSGDLATYERAIVKPLEYAMYIYSRRGRKSGGRTAGSRTKGSRTAGSRTAGSKTAGSSLAGSEAAESRTSGSRPAEKPSAPGSASKRRNAEAASPAGGSAAPARKPKPAAGAGQGTKQPPAAGQGDRDSAARPRKPRPLAGSGPFAASKPTIRSVQLPTGASSPSSEALDRMPDASEEAPPRPFDFAGERPAEPRNDAEKAAAHPRAAAGEAPQGGSHAAAPGPESADV; from the coding sequence ATGGCTCAGCCGGTGCTCGGCATCTTAACGTTATACCTCAATGAAAACAAGGCGCTCGAGGAGCGGCCGATCTATCAGCGGATGATCGTCGCCGGCAAGAAAATGGGGCTCGACGTGTTCGTCTTCACTCCCGCCGACGTCGACTACGAGACGAACCGGATCCAGGCGATGGTCTACGATCCGTCGTCGAAGACATGGTCGCGGCGCTGGTCCTCCTTTCCGCACATGATCTTCGACCGCTGCCGCATCCAGAAGAGCTACCGCTTCGAGCAGCTGCAGAAATTCCGCGCCCGCTACGGCCATCTGACCTTCTTGAACCGGATGCTGCGCAACAAATGGACGGTGTACAAGACGCTCGCGTCCCAGAGCCGCTTCCAGAACCGCCAGCCCCTGACCGTCCTGTACACCGGGCACAAGGATCTGGCCGACATGCTGCGCCGCTTCCCGCTCGTCTTCCTCAAGCCGATCAACGGCACGGGCGGACGCGGCATCCTGCGGATCGAGCGGCAGAAGGAAGGCGTCTATCTCATTCAGGGAAGGGATCAGTCCAGACGCATCATCCGGCCTCAGAAGGTAAACGCGGCCGCGCTGCAGGAGCGGCTGTCCTCCTGGAACCTGGGAGGCGGCAAGTACATCGTGCAGCAGGGCATCCTCATCAAGCTGCCGAGCGGCCGCGTCCATGACTATCGCCTGCTCGTGCAGAAGAACGGCCGCGGCGAGTGGGAGCCGACCGGCTGCGCCGGACGGGTCGGAGCGGCGGGGAGCATCACCTCCAACCTGCACGGGGGCGGCAAGGCGATGCGCATGGAGGAGCTGCTCTCCTCCTGGGTCGGCGACGAGGAGCTCGCCGCAGCCGTGCGCCGCGAGGCGGAGCAGTTCGGCGTCGATGTCGCCGCGCATCTGGAGCGGCAGTACGGCCGGCTGTGCGAGCTTGCGCTCGACCTGGCGATCGACCGCAAGGGCGGCATCTGGCTGCTCGAGGTCAACCCGAAGCCGGCGCGCGAGGTGTTCCGCCAGAGCGGCGATCTGGCCACCTACGAGCGCGCCATCGTGAAGCCGCTCGAGTACGCCATGTACATCTACTCGAGGCGCGGACGCAAGTCCGGCGGGCGGACGGCCGGATCGCGCACGAAGGGCTCGAGGACGGCCGGATCGAGAACGGCCGGATCCAAGACGGCCGGATCGAGCTTGGCCGGGTCCGAGGCGGCCGAATCGCGTACGAGCGGCTCGCGGCCGGCGGAGAAACCGTCTGCGCCCGGCTCCGCCTCCAAGCGGCGGAACGCCGAAGCCGCCTCCCCTGCGGGCGGCTCGGCGGCTCCGGCGCGCAAGCCGAAGCCGGCCGCCGGCGCCGGACAGGGGACGAAGCAGCCTCCGGCCGCCGGACAGGGCGACCGGGATTCAGCGGCACGCCCGCGCAAGCCGAGGCCGCTCGCCGGCTCGGGGCCGTTCGCGGCGAGCAAGCCGACGATCCGCTCCGTCCAGCTGCCGACGGGCGCTTCTTCCCCCTCCTCCGAAGCGCTGGACCGGATGCCGGACGCCTCGGAGGAGGCGCCGCCTCGGCCGTTCGACTTCGCCGGAGAAAGGCCGGCCGAGCCGCGGAACGACGCCGAGAAAGCGGCCGCACATCCACGAGCCGCCGCAGGCGAAGCGCCGCAGGGCGGCTCGCACGCGGCGGCTCCCGGGCCCGAATCCGCGGACGTTTGA
- a CDS encoding HAD family hydrolase, protein MTDRADGSIRLERPEAMLFDMDGTLLQTETLLLEAHGRIFAALREEGLYEEPEPPVEALLGCLGMLLEDIWLKLMPTASETARRRADELLLQFELEELAAGKGMLYEGVAETLSELRARGIRLFVASNGLQPYVEAIVRHKGLEPLFDGLYTAGGRGTATKAELVRLLLEEHGVARAWMVGDRSSDVDAGKRNGLAVVGCDYADFGSSSELDGADVRIRRFGELLELLGE, encoded by the coding sequence ATGACGGACAGAGCGGACGGATCCATCCGGCTCGAGCGGCCGGAAGCGATGCTGTTCGATATGGACGGCACGCTGCTGCAGACGGAGACGCTGCTGCTGGAGGCGCACGGGCGGATTTTTGCCGCGCTGCGCGAGGAGGGACTGTATGAGGAGCCGGAGCCGCCGGTGGAGGCGCTGCTCGGCTGCCTCGGCATGCTGCTGGAGGACATCTGGCTCAAGCTGATGCCGACGGCGTCCGAGACGGCCCGCCGGCGTGCCGACGAGCTGCTGCTCCAGTTCGAGCTGGAAGAGCTGGCGGCCGGCAAAGGAATGCTGTACGAGGGCGTCGCCGAGACGCTCTCCGAGCTGCGGGCGCGAGGCATCCGGCTGTTCGTGGCGAGCAACGGGCTGCAGCCCTATGTCGAGGCCATCGTCCGGCACAAGGGGCTGGAGCCGCTGTTCGACGGCCTGTACACGGCCGGCGGCCGGGGCACGGCGACCAAGGCGGAGCTCGTCCGGCTGCTGCTGGAGGAGCATGGCGTGGCGCGCGCCTGGATGGTCGGAGACCGTTCCTCCGACGTCGATGCCGGCAAGCGCAACGGCCTGGCCGTCGTCGGCTGCGACTATGCCGACTTCGGCTCGTCGTCCGAGCTCGACGGAGCGGATGTCCGCATCCGCCGCTTCGGGGAGCTGCTGGAGCTGCTCGGCGAATGA
- a CDS encoding PAS domain S-box protein, whose amino-acid sequence MDIELRSKIDLASLWEHVEEAVCLLDSEWRFIYANRRTEQLAGKRREELYGIVVWELLPDNWIRRARSIYEEEAATGRPARFEDYSPVTDRWYSVQALPLPAGLAVVFRDVTEERKHSQRLDQRYESLFRQNQDSVFQMDLEGRFMLVNPAMSAVTGYAEEELVGSAFEPLLHPDERMRAREHFRQASSGQPQHREYRVVAKDGREKCAQVTNFPIVVDGRVIGIFGIGKDITSQKRSETKVREAEQRLRSLIAHHSDAILRLDAEGRVKECNPAGQQLFGAASEELAGQKADKLAKLDRATSEALSRLWENAEGQLSAQALPLPLPLPLTLRGGEVILAEVELVPILLNGAKDGAYLIVKDLTHKLETERLLLKSEKLQTAGQLAAAVAHEIRNPLTSLKGFVRLLETYNERADKAYMFQILQEEITRIEAITNELLLLAKPQKSVVKPLRLNAVLEAVATLMSPQALLKGIELKLEPLPEAVVLGEEYAIKQVFVNLIKNAIEVMEKGEIRIELQSAEDGWLAMVADQGGGMPEECLDRLGEPFYSTKEKGTGLGLMVTKRILEGHEGSIEFFSRKGVGTVVEVYLPQESPLLRRRVAEEGGHAAERGVARAERLGYSGSKEGNEERGGSA is encoded by the coding sequence ATGGACATAGAGCTGCGCAGCAAGATAGATCTGGCATCCCTATGGGAGCACGTCGAGGAAGCCGTCTGCCTGCTCGATTCCGAGTGGAGGTTCATCTATGCGAACCGGAGGACGGAGCAGCTTGCGGGCAAGCGGAGGGAAGAGCTGTACGGCATCGTCGTCTGGGAGCTGCTCCCCGACAATTGGATCCGACGGGCGAGATCCATCTACGAGGAGGAGGCTGCGACCGGCCGTCCGGCCCGCTTCGAGGATTATTCCCCTGTCACGGACCGCTGGTATTCGGTCCAGGCGCTGCCGCTTCCCGCCGGACTGGCGGTCGTCTTCCGCGACGTGACGGAGGAGCGCAAGCATAGCCAGCGTCTCGACCAGCGCTATGAGTCCCTGTTCCGGCAAAACCAGGATTCGGTGTTCCAGATGGACCTGGAGGGGAGGTTCATGCTCGTCAATCCGGCGATGTCCGCAGTGACGGGCTATGCCGAAGAGGAGCTGGTCGGGAGCGCCTTTGAGCCGCTGCTTCATCCCGACGAGCGCATGAGGGCGAGGGAGCATTTCCGCCAGGCTTCTTCCGGGCAGCCGCAGCATCGGGAATACCGCGTCGTCGCCAAGGACGGCCGGGAGAAATGCGCGCAGGTGACGAATTTTCCGATCGTCGTCGACGGCCGGGTCATCGGCATCTTCGGCATAGGCAAGGACATCACGAGCCAGAAACGGAGCGAGACGAAGGTTCGGGAGGCCGAGCAGCGGCTGCGCTCGCTGATCGCCCATCATTCGGACGCGATTCTCCGGCTCGACGCCGAAGGCCGGGTGAAGGAGTGCAATCCGGCCGGACAGCAGCTGTTCGGAGCTGCGTCCGAGGAGCTGGCCGGCCAAAAGGCGGACAAGCTGGCGAAGCTCGACCGCGCGACGAGCGAGGCGCTCAGCCGACTATGGGAAAATGCCGAGGGTCAGCTGTCCGCCCAGGCGCTTCCGCTTCCTTTGCCGCTGCCGCTGACGCTGCGGGGCGGCGAGGTGATTTTGGCCGAGGTGGAGCTCGTGCCGATTCTCCTCAACGGAGCGAAGGACGGCGCCTATCTGATTGTAAAGGACCTGACCCACAAGCTCGAGACGGAAAGGCTGCTCCTCAAATCGGAGAAGCTGCAGACGGCCGGTCAGCTGGCGGCTGCGGTGGCGCATGAGATCCGCAATCCGCTCACGTCGCTGAAAGGTTTCGTGCGGCTGCTGGAAACGTACAACGAGCGGGCCGACAAGGCGTACATGTTCCAGATTCTGCAGGAGGAGATCACCCGCATCGAAGCGATCACGAACGAGCTGCTCCTGCTCGCCAAGCCGCAAAAGAGCGTCGTGAAGCCGCTGCGGCTGAACGCCGTGCTGGAGGCGGTCGCCACGCTCATGAGCCCGCAGGCGCTGCTCAAGGGGATCGAGCTGAAGCTGGAGCCGCTTCCGGAGGCGGTCGTGCTCGGAGAGGAATATGCGATCAAGCAAGTTTTTGTCAATCTCATCAAAAATGCGATCGAAGTCATGGAGAAGGGCGAAATCCGCATCGAGCTGCAGTCCGCGGAGGACGGGTGGCTGGCCATGGTGGCCGACCAAGGGGGAGGCATGCCCGAGGAATGCCTCGACCGGCTGGGAGAGCCGTTCTACTCCACCAAGGAGAAGGGCACGGGGCTCGGCCTGATGGTCACGAAGCGCATCCTGGAAGGGCACGAAGGATCGATCGAGTTTTTTAGCCGCAAGGGTGTGGGAACCGTCGTGGAAGTGTACCTGCCGCAGGAGAGTCCGCTGCTGAGAAGGCGGGTGGCGGAGGAGGGGGGGCATGCCGCCGAGCGCGGCGTTGCCCGGGCCGAGCGGCTGGGCTATAGTGGGAGCAAGGAAGGCAACGAGGAAAGGGGAGGTTCCGCATGA
- a CDS encoding protein-export chaperone SecB, with amino-acid sequence MLAQIQLTNYYISRINFKYTPESVEVDEKSLKIAHDIEFLENNLVKVIVKCSVGDETGLLLNVILVGEFKITRGNDADEEEIQELCENNTLAILFPYLRSAISDISLKANTQPIILPTINIYALIEDQKKAKKLEEELKQ; translated from the coding sequence TTGTTAGCCCAAATTCAGTTAACTAATTATTATATTTCTAGAATAAATTTTAAATACACTCCCGAATCGGTAGAGGTAGATGAGAAAAGTTTAAAAATAGCGCATGATATAGAGTTTTTAGAAAATAATCTAGTGAAAGTAATAGTTAAATGTTCAGTGGGTGATGAAACCGGCCTTTTATTAAATGTTATTTTGGTTGGTGAATTTAAGATTACCCGCGGAAATGATGCTGACGAAGAAGAAATTCAAGAATTGTGTGAGAATAACACATTGGCTATTTTATTCCCTTATTTGCGTAGTGCAATTTCCGATATATCACTTAAAGCCAACACACAGCCAATTATACTCCCAACAATTAATATATATGCTTTAATTGAAGATCAAAAAAAAGCAAAAAAGCTTGAAGAAGAGTTAAAACAATAA
- a CDS encoding N-acetylmuramoyl-L-alanine amidase produces MNYRKDHIPTSTPCKRRPGVLLAPETITIHNTGNPGSSAANERAWLTNPANDRQASYHIVVDEREAVECIPLTEHAWHAGDGAGARSGNRTSIAVEVCESGDYAKTLTNAAELVADMLCERGWGVDRLRRHYDWSRKICPRLMYDEGKWTGWTAFKAAVQERLTPKAAAATDVVAKVVRLSDGKLLASGRIEDGKLVAPVADVLQALGVKVQWDNSTKKLYV; encoded by the coding sequence ATGAATTACCGCAAAGACCATATTCCGACGTCGACGCCGTGCAAGCGGCGTCCTGGCGTGCTGCTCGCGCCGGAAACGATCACGATCCACAACACCGGCAACCCAGGCAGCTCGGCGGCCAATGAGCGTGCCTGGCTGACCAACCCGGCCAACGACCGCCAGGCGTCCTATCACATCGTCGTCGACGAGCGCGAGGCCGTCGAGTGCATCCCACTCACGGAGCACGCCTGGCATGCCGGTGACGGCGCCGGGGCGCGCAGTGGCAACCGGACGAGCATTGCGGTGGAGGTCTGCGAGAGCGGGGACTACGCCAAGACGCTCACCAATGCGGCCGAGCTGGTCGCGGACATGCTGTGCGAGCGCGGCTGGGGCGTCGATCGGCTGCGTCGGCATTACGACTGGTCACGTAAAATTTGCCCTCGCCTGATGTACGACGAGGGCAAGTGGACCGGCTGGACAGCTTTTAAGGCTGCGGTGCAGGAGCGTCTGACCCCAAAGGCGGCCGCGGCGACGGACGTCGTTGCCAAGGTCGTCCGCTTGAGCGATGGCAAGCTGCTCGCCTCCGGACGGATTGAGGATGGCAAGCTCGTCGCGCCCGTCGCGGACGTGCTGCAGGCGCTGGGCGTCAAGGTTCAATGGGACAACAGTACAAAAAAGCTATATGTATGA
- a CDS encoding phage holin family protein: MDWTIINGLIRPELAGVLAVCWIAGYVLRQTPRVPNWSIVYAVTAVAVLMTCLLLGWSVESVIQGVLCGAVAVYGNQLLRQTREAVASKEDGR; this comes from the coding sequence ATGGATTGGACAATCATCAACGGACTCATCCGGCCCGAGCTGGCCGGCGTATTGGCGGTATGTTGGATCGCTGGGTACGTGCTGAGGCAGACACCTCGCGTGCCCAACTGGAGCATCGTCTACGCCGTCACGGCGGTCGCCGTGCTCATGACCTGTCTGCTGCTTGGCTGGTCGGTCGAGAGCGTCATCCAGGGCGTCCTGTGCGGCGCTGTGGCCGTCTACGGCAATCAGTTGTTGCGGCAGACGCGCGAAGCCGTCGCAAGCAAGGAGGATGGCCGATGA
- a CDS encoding CD1375 family protein: MATVYATLIIKGYYTFAQVPASQQAKVREILAALELDENGQPLEG, translated from the coding sequence ATGGCAACCGTATACGCAACGCTGATCATCAAGGGCTATTACACGTTCGCGCAGGTTCCGGCATCGCAGCAGGCCAAGGTGCGCGAGATTCTCGCCGCGCTCGAGCTGGACGAGAACGGTCAACCGCTGGAAGGCTAA
- a CDS encoding CD1375 family protein, with protein MAQVYANLIRKGLKTIDDVHVSKRDEVQAILDADA; from the coding sequence ATGGCGCAAGTCTACGCGAATCTAATCCGCAAAGGACTCAAGACGATCGACGACGTCCACGTAAGCAAGCGGGACGAGGTACAAGCCATCCTGGATGCCGATGCTTAG
- a CDS encoding DUF6711 family protein, whose translation MDLKINDQPIAALPSEMTVELLDLDDAESTTRTADGTLNRDRVAVKRQIQMSWNALTMAQISALLKQMSGVFFQFRYPDPMAGVYTTKTMYVGNRPAPMAMEKNGVIYWNGLKVTLTEK comes from the coding sequence ATGGACCTGAAAATCAACGATCAGCCGATCGCGGCCCTGCCATCGGAAATGACGGTGGAGCTGCTGGACTTGGACGACGCGGAGAGCACGACGCGGACGGCCGACGGTACGCTCAACCGGGATCGGGTTGCAGTCAAGCGACAGATCCAGATGTCCTGGAATGCGTTGACCATGGCGCAGATTTCGGCGCTGCTCAAGCAAATGAGCGGCGTCTTCTTCCAATTTCGCTATCCGGATCCGATGGCCGGCGTGTACACGACCAAAACGATGTATGTTGGGAACCGGCCGGCGCCGATGGCGATGGAAAAGAACGGCGTGATTTATTGGAACGGCCTGAAAGTCACGCTGACGGAGAAGTGA